A portion of the Sphingobacterium spiritivorum genome contains these proteins:
- a CDS encoding prolyl oligopeptidase family serine peptidase — protein MYIKSVVSFLIFLTFFIQATVAQPSPVKGETAYPFMIQLPKAEILENKPPILVFLHGRSLSGTNLNRVTRYGVLYAMAKGQEVPAIVIAPQSRGGWDPDKVMEVVDYTIKKYNADSSRIYVAGMSMGGYGTMDVAGKYPDRIAAAVAICGGGTLSYAQNLAKVPLWVQHGNKDYIVPMSESKKIVNAIKKADADADVTLTIIPGGNHGSVERLFHQDDIYDWMFKHVKN, from the coding sequence ATGTATATCAAGTCTGTAGTAAGTTTTTTAATATTTTTAACTTTCTTTATTCAGGCAACAGTTGCACAACCAAGTCCGGTGAAGGGAGAGACTGCATACCCTTTTATGATCCAGTTACCTAAAGCTGAAATTCTTGAGAATAAGCCTCCTATATTAGTGTTTCTTCATGGCAGAAGTTTATCAGGCACTAATCTGAATCGGGTAACCCGTTATGGAGTACTCTATGCGATGGCCAAGGGTCAGGAAGTACCAGCCATTGTTATAGCTCCGCAATCCAGAGGAGGATGGGATCCAGATAAAGTAATGGAAGTAGTTGATTACACAATTAAGAAATATAATGCGGACAGTTCCAGAATATATGTTGCCGGCATGAGTATGGGTGGATATGGCACTATGGATGTAGCCGGAAAATATCCTGACAGAATAGCTGCAGCAGTAGCTATTTGCGGAGGAGGCACATTGAGTTATGCACAAAATCTGGCTAAAGTACCTCTTTGGGTACAACATGGAAATAAAGATTATATCGTACCGATGTCCGAATCTAAAAAGATTGTCAATGCTATAAAAAAAGCAGATGCAGATGCAGATGTTACGCTAACTATTATTCCGGGAGGGAATCACGGTAGTGTAGAGCGTCTTTTTCATCAGGATGATATTTATGACTGGATGTTCAAGCATGTAAAAAATTAA